The genomic DNA GAGTTGCCCGTCTGGTTCTTGATGAACACTTGACGGAGTGCATTGCCAGGGCAGCCGCAGCTGGCAATATTGAAGCTGAGATTGAGGAGTTGAAGATTGCCCTCGATCGCTTTCTGCCGTGAACTTCCCCCAGGGACTAAGTTGCCTGTCCCTTCAGCCGCCGCTTCACCCCTTCGGCAATTTTTTGCCCCAAGTATTCTGGGATTAAGCTTTCGTCGGGGCCGAGGAGATACAGAATCAGGCGCGTTCGTCCCCGCCACACCAGCAGGGTGGCATTGACAATCAGCAAGTCCTCGTGCCAGATGGCATTCATAACTTTGTAAAACAAACCCGGTTGGTTGTCAGCTTCAACCAGCAGGGCGGGCAGATGAAAAACCGGGTCAACATAGAACTCTGTTTCCACATGTTCTACCCCCTCATTGAGCTTAAACTCTACGGTCAGCATTTCTTCGACCTCAAATCGTCCCGCCAAGGCCTCACGAATGGCGCGACAGGTATTTTCAGCGGTCTTATCCGTCAGCGGCTTCCCACCCCGAGACAGGATTAATTTCACAAAGACCAGCATCGGGGCAGAAATTTGCCCATACAAGCTCAGACTGTGAATCGTCAGCCCATAGGCAGCGAGAACGCCAAAGATGTCACTGAGTAAAAATGACTGATTGCGATAGACAAATTGGAGGACACTGCGATTGCCTTCGGGCTTGATTTCAATCACAGCTTGCTGACTGTGGTATAGCTGGTAGGCCAACTTGAGGTTTTGTAGTTGAACCTCACTACTGACAAATTGCTCATAGAATTTCGGAAACGCCTTATTGAAGCGTTTAAGGAGTTCTAGCGTCGAGGATTTCAGACCCGGAGCCATAATCGTTTAAGAGAGTACGGGCGATATACTAGCTAGTACTGTTATCTAGCTTCACTACCTTAGCCACATCTGCATGGGTTTTTGGAAAAACTTATTTACTGGTTCTGATCCGGCTTCAGCCCCGAAGGCAACCCAGCTTGAGGAGTATTCTACTGAAGTTGTAGGTCAATATACCAGTGGCAATGCCCGCCTCTTCTTCAGTACAGAACGGGAAATAGATCTGTATGAACTGGAGGAACTGTGTGATGCAGTTGGCTGGTCGCGTCGTCCCATGCGCAAGGTCAGAAAGGCACTTCAGTTTAGTTTTTTGGTGATGACCATCTGGGAGCAACGGAGCAGTCAGCGACGGCTGGTGGGATTTGCCAGAGCCACCTCTGACCATGCTTTCAATGCCACTATTTGGGATGTGGTCATCCATCCCACCTATCAGGGTAAGGGGTTGGGCAAGGCCATGATGAAGCAGATGATTAAGCAACTTCGCACGGAAGATATCAGTAACATTACTCTATTTGCCGACCCCCAAGTGGTTGATTTTTACCGAGGGTTAGGGTTTATGTCCGATCCGGAAGGCATTAAGGGCATGTTCTGGTATCCTGACTAACCCCCCCATGCCCCCCCATGCACCGACTGTTAAGGTTCCCTGGACAGCTGGCCGCTGCGATCGCCTTTTATACCTGTTTACCGCTTCCAGGAGCTTGGGCCTTAGATTTCCAGGGGGTGGCGAGGTTGGCTCCCTTTGTGGGGGTGTTGTTCGGGGGGGGGGCTGAGTCTGCTGGATACGGGGTTAAACCTTCTCGGAGTGCCGATCTTGACCCGCAGTGCCCTGGTGGTGGTCGCCTGGATGGGGATCACGGGGGGGACTGCATTTAGATGGGGCGATGGATACCGCCGATGGTTTAGCGGTGACGAATCCAGAGCGGCGGTTAGCCGTGATGGCAGATAGTGTCACAGGTGCCTTTGGGGCGATGTCGGCAATTGCCCTGGTGTTGCTGAAAACTACAGCCCTGAGCGATTTGAACCGGGATCGGGGGTTTGCAATGATTGCATCGGCGGGGTGGGGGCGGTGGGGGCAATTGGTGGCGATCGCCCGGTACCCTTACCTGAAACCCATGGGTAAAGGAGCCTTCCATAAAGCTGCGATCCGCTCTAGGTGGGAGGTACTGCCCAGCGCAGTGCTGTTGTTAGGCATCAGTGGGCTTCAGACTCTACTCCACCCGGATCGTTTCTGGGTGGCCATGGCAGCCGCGATCTCCGGCAGTGGTCTGGCCTGCTTAACCGCAGCTTGGTTCGATCACAAACTCGGCGGCCATACGGGTGATACCTACGGAGCGGTGGTGGAATGGACCGAGGCATTGTTGCTGTGCCTACTGACAGCTTGTTAACTCCCCTGGGTGGGAGCTGCTGGCGGGGGTGGTTTCAAACGACATCGAGCGGTGATGATTGCTTGTCGAAACCCTAACACTACCAAAATATTGGCCAGGGTCAGAAATGCTTCGGCGGAGCCATGGAGCCAATCTACATTGGCTAAGGATTGACCATAGACGGCCTGGGAATAGATTCCGGCTGGGATGGTGACCGCTACAAAGACCAAGGTGCCATAGAACCCCATCAGGGCTAATCGAGGCATCTGTCCGGAACGGGTTAAGAACCAGAGAAAGCCTAGGTAGGGAAACAGGGATAGGGCAAAGAGGGTTTCTTTATTCATGACATAGGAATTGATCACTCAGCGTCAGTCAGCCTTAGGGCTAATCCGATGGGGCAGTTGTTGAGGGAGGGCTGGGGGAGACCCGCAGGGGAGCGGTCGAACGCCACAACCACCAAGCGGCTGCCATCAATGTGCAATTGCCCACCAGGGTCATGGTTGCTTGCAAGATCACCAACCACTCAAGGGCTGGGGCATTGTCAAAAAACGTGCCAGGTACAGGCACACATCGCACTCACCAATGCCGGTAACATCGCCAGGGACAGCCACCACCAGGCACGGTTTTGCTGCACTTCCCCATAGCTCCAGATTAGCCAGGTAGCAACGATCCACTCAATGACGCTGGAGATATGGATGAACCAGGTTGGCAGGGAGAGGACATTCATAGGATGATGCTGAGGGTTGTGAGCCGATGTCGCAGGTCAGTACTCATTCAGTATGGGACAAATTCGAGCGGTTTTGTGTGGCTACTACGGTCAAGGCAATGGGGGCGATGAGGCCCTGCTGGCTACGTTACTGCAAATGTTGCCCTCCCACGTCCAACCCCTAGTACTCTCAGGCAACCCCCTGGAAACCGAGCAACGCTATGGGGTTGCCAGTTGCGATCGCACTTCTCTCCTCAAGGTGCTGAAAGCCCTTTACCAAGCGGATGCCTTCATTTGGGGCGGGGGGAGTCTAATCCAAGATGCCACCAGTGCCCTGAGTCCCTTTTATTATCGGGGGATTGATGGCGATCGCCCAGGGATTGGGTCTGACAACCATTGCCTGGGCTCAAGGCATTGGTCCCCTGAGACGCCCCCTCACCCGGTGGCTAGCCAAACAGACCTTTAGAGGCTGCACTGCTGTGAGTGTGCGCGATCGTGGTTCGGCGAATCTCCTCTCCCAATGGCAAATTCCCTGGCAGTTGGCACCGGACCCAGTTTGGGCTTTGGCATCGTCCCCAGCCCCAAGTCTGGAACCCCGACCGTTGCCGCAGGTGGCCGTTGCCCTCCGCAGTCACCCCCTCCTCACAGCGCCGCGATTGGCTGACCTCACCCAAGCCCTGATTGACTTTCAGCGGGTCACTCAAACCTATCTCCTGCTGGTGCCGTTTCAGCCCTCCCAAGATCTGGCTCTAGCAGAGACTCTGCAATCCCAATTACCCGGCGTGAGTGAGATTATTGGCTTTGCCGATCCCCGACAAATGAAAGGACTATTCCAGGGAGTCACCATGGCGATCGCCATGCGTTATCACGGATTGATCATGGCTGCTGCCGAGGGCTGTCGGTGTTTTGCTCTCAGCTACGATCCCAAGGTAAGCCAGTTAATGCAGGCTTTAGAACTCCCAGGCTGGGAACTTGACCAATTACCCGATAGTCCCCAGGAGATCACCCAAGCCTGGTTACAGGTGTATCACCAAGAAACCTCCCTCCCCTGGACTCAAATTCAATCCTTCGTTACCCAGGCCCAATTACACCAAGTGCTGTTAAAGGAACAGCTGAGATCGCAGTGATTACTGGTCTTGAGGTTACAAAAATCGGTTTATATGTTAGTAGTTTGATCAAAATTCCTGGTTCTCGCCTAGGAATCACCTTTACCCGTTACGAGATCGCTGAGCAGCGCAAGTTCTGAACAGACCTGAGGTCGATGGGACGAATGGATGATGGTCATCGACCTGCAAATCCGTGCCACCCTAGAGAAAGTGAGTGTGAGTGAGCTATGAGCAATTGTGACGTTGATAATCTAACCCCTGATCATCCTGCTGGTGAGGTTGTTACCCTCCTACCGTCTGTCCCAGCAACTGCGGCCAGCTCGGTAGAGACGACCCCTACCCCACTATCCCTGCCATCGACCCTGGAGTCTGAAGGAGCAATGGTTCTCCCATCCACAGGCTCTGACTCTAGCCCTGTCGGATTAATACAAGAGCTGTGTGAGTGTAACCGCAATCTTTTGCGCCACATTGCTCAACTGGAAGCGGCACTGGCAACCTACCAAATGGCTCCGCCCCCTGGCGAAAATGCCTCAGAAACCGTCCTGACCTTTCAGGATCTGATCAGCTTGCAAGCCCAAGTGCAGTCTCTTTCTCAAGAGTTGGTAGTCGCCCACCGCACCGATCAACAGCAACAGGATTTAATGGCAACTCTCACCGTTGAATTGATCAACAGTCAGGAGCGCATTGCCGAGCTGGAAAGGGACTGTGCCCTTCACCAGCAGCAGTATCAGGAGCAATCCCAACAATTGCATCAAACTGAAAATACCTGTCGGGATTTGAGAACGCGCCTCTTCCGCCAGCAGAGTCACACCTTACAACTCAAGGTGGCACTGGAGCGATCTCTAGAAAGAAATGCCTCTGCTGAACCATTAACTGCCCTTGATATTCCTGGCACAGAAGGGAGGCAGCTGACCCATGGCAATGGAATGCCCGGCAACCCGCAACGGCAAGAGTGGGACGCCGCCCCAACCCTCCCCAACCACCCGGTTGCTGTAGCCAAACAACCTTTGGCCCCGAAAGCTGCTCCAATTCCCCCTTGGTCCATATCCCTAGGTACAACCCTCCAGCAGGCTCCAACCCTGGATCTGAACCAACCATTTCAGAGCGAGGGAGGGACTGAAACACCCACCGAAGCGGAGGTTGCCAAGATCACGGAGGCCAGCGATCCCCTCTGGCAGGATCTGGCACGACTAATTGATGCGGCAACCACGGATAGTAATTCCGCAGCGGCATCCGGTACCCAGACCCCCACGGTCACCACCAATCAAGCATCGATCGATCTCGATCCTGCCTTAGTACCAGGAATGGGCAATTCCACCCATCAGCACCGGAAACGACTGGCCCTTCCCACTTTCTCGGCTTCAGTCGTGACAGCACCGGTCAGCCCTGAGGTGATTCTGGGCGCATCCCCAGTGATCTTAGAAGTGGCAGCGATGGCAGCGCCGAACCCATCTGAAAATGAATTGGGGGAAATAATCCTGCCTGTTTCCCAGAAGTCGCTGACGGAAGCCGCTGTTACTGCGTGGTCGTCACTGGTGGTAACGAAACCGCATCCCTCGAGGCGCAAATCAGAGGCAACCGCCGTCGATCTGCCGCTGTTTTTACGCCCTCAAGGCTAGGGAGCCATGTTGCCGATCCTCAGATTGGCAACCGCCAATTCTGGAAAGCCCTCTCATGTGCCATCGCTCTAAGCTTTCTGGCAGTGGCGATCAATCCCGAATTTGATCCGACCATTGTTGGCGTTGAGTTTTGAGGCCAAACTCCGGCACTGGCACCAGATTGGATGCTTCCACGGAGAGCCCTTGCAGGAATGCGACTGAACTGCTACCGTCGTTGGTATTGTTTAGATGATGTTTGATTTACCCCAGGAACTAGCTTGATCCTGATTGATGCTGCCTGAGTTTTTACCGATGAAAATTCTGTTGGTTTGCTCCACTGGTGGTCACTTCAGAACCCTGCACCAGTTACACCCATTTTGGCAGCACCATGAGCGCGTCTGGGTAACCTTTCGCTCAGCTGCTACGGAAACGGCTTTGGCGGAGGAGCAAGTCTACTGGGCTTGGAGTCCTACCAACCGTCATCTTCCCAATCTGATCCGGAACTTTCTTTTATCTTGGCAGGTGCTGTTCCAGGAACATCCCGACCTTGTGCTTTCAACTGGAGCAGGGGTAGCAGTCCCCTTTTTGATTGTGGGTAAGCTCTTGGGCTGCCAAACTGTATTTATTGAGTCCATTACCCGGGTGCGGCAATTGAGCTTATCCGCCCGGTTGGTGTTACCGTTTCTGGATGCGCTTTACGTCCAATGGCCAGAATTACTCATCCGCTATCCCCAGGCAGAGTATATTGGCACCCCCAGCCTATCAACCACCCTCTAAAGCCTATCAACCACCCTCTAAGGGGATGCCATGATTCTCGTAACGGTTGGAACTGAGAAGTTTCCCTTTAATCGCCTGATGCAGTGGACGGAAGCTCTGATCAACTGTGGTTTCCTCAATTTGGAACAGGACGAGGTGGTGGTGCAGTTTGGTGCCTGCACAATCCTGCCGAATGGGACAAAAACCTACAAGGTATTAATAGAGTCTCAGTTTCAATCCTTGATTCAACAGGCCAGGGTTGTGATTTCTCATTGTGGGGAGGGCACGATGAATCTCTTGGAAAGCTGTTCTCAGCCTTACATTCTCGTTCCCCGGAGTCGGCAGTTCGGAGAACATGTGGATGATCATCAGGTGGAAATGGCGATCGCCCTGGCAGCAATGGGCGCAGTCGTAGCTTGGTCACCCGCAGACCTAGTCAGGTTTTTGGCTGATCCCTACCGGGTTAAGATGTCACACCCCGAATCATCCGTGCTGCCCTTCTGTCAAACCTTAGAGGATCGTTTCTGTAAAAACACTTAAAAAAATAAGGCTTTCATGGTACATCAAGTAGATTTTTCATCTCCGAATGAAAATTCAGTGAAGTCCCTTATTTTGAGGGGCATGGTGCGAAAACAGAGGATAGACTGTTGAATAACCAGCAGAATATTGCATAAAATTCTACAGTCAGTAGCTAGGTACTCCTGGTAAACCCTAAGAACTTCAAACTTTAAAATTAAATATTGGCCAATCTATAGCGGTTGAACCCTTTTAAGCTCTTGGTGAGGAGTGAAATTGGAGTTACTTAGGGTTCAACAGACAATGGGTTCGTGGTCGTTGCTTTTGCACATACTCAGCCAGCAGGTCTGCCATGATTGACCAATCTTTGCCTGAAATACCTCAAACAATAGGGGTAACGGTTCTCAACCAGGTAGCACTTCTGCAAGTTCCTAGTCATTTGAGTAAATTAGAAGCGGCTCAGTTTCAGGCAATCTGTCAACAGCAGTGCCAAAGTCATCCGGTGCGGCTGGTGTTAGATTTTAGCCGCACTATTTTTCTCGACAGTAGTGGGCTGGGGGCACTGATGAATGTGTTTCGGCACACCCAACAACAGGGAATTGAACTGGTGCTGTGGAGTGTCTCCGATCAAGTCAAGTTTGTGCTATCCCTGGCAGCCCTGGACACCATCCTCAACGTTGATCCAGGCACTGCTGCGATCGCACCTACCCTGAATCGACCCCTGCGATCGCAGCCCTTCATTACCCATCCCTCGGTACGCTCCCGTCCTAAACGGCTGGTAGATATTCTGGGGGCGATCGTCGGCTTATCCATTACAGCCGTGATCTTCCTGCCCCTGGCCCTTGCGATCTGGATCGATAATCCCGGCCCGATTTTCTTCAGTCAAATTCGTTGTGGACTTTTGGGGCAGCGGTTTCGTCTCTGGAAGTTCCGCTCCATGGTGGTCAATGCCGAAGCGCTGAAATCCCAGGTTGAGAATCAGGCCCAGGGATACTTTTTCAAAAATCGCAATGATCCCCGGGTCACCCGTGTGGGGCGCTTGCTGCGTAAAACCAGCCTGGATGAATTTCCCCAATTTTGGAATGTCTTGATCGGAGATATGAGTCTGGTGGGAACCCGCCCCCCCACCCCCGATGAACTCGAACGCTACGATGTTCCTCAATGGCAACGCTTGGATGTCAGACCTGGGATCACTGGAGAGTGGCAGGTGAATGGCCGCTCTAAGATTGAGAAATTTGAGGATGTGATTCGCTTAGATTTGAAATATCAAGAAAACTGGAGCTTCTTCTACGACCTGAAGTTACTCTTAAAAACGGTGGGAGTTTTACTGAGTAAAGATAGTGGAGCTTTCTAGATTTCCGGGTACCTGTCATCCTCAAATCCCCCGCAACCCATAAACCCAGGAATGGAGTTCTGTGCCAAGATGAATCACTAGATGCTTCCATGGCAAGAATTATGGGCTGCTCCAACCAAGTTTTGATTTTGTTTGCTCACCCGGCACTGGAGAAGTCACGGGTAAATCGCCATTTGATTCATGCTGTTCAGGGATTAGAGGCCGTCACCATCCATGACCTCTATGAAACCTATCCTGACTTTCACATTGATGTGAAGCGGGAGCAAGATCTGCTTCTGGGCCACGAAATCATTGTCTTCCAGCATCCCTTCTACTGGTACAGCAGTCCATCTTTGTTAAAAGAATGGCAAGATTTAGTCCTGGAGTATGGCTTTGCCTATGGCCATGGTGGCACTGCTCTCCAGGGGAAGAAGTTCCTCTCTGCCATCACCACCGGGGGTGGAGAAGAGGCATATTGCTGTAAGGGATATAACCACTTCACGATTCGGGAATTACTCGTCCCCTTTGAGCAAACAGCGAGGCTCTGTGGCATGGAGTATCTCCCGCCTTTTGTCATCCATGGTACCCATCAACTGGGGGAGCAACACCAGATTGCCAAACATACAGAGGACTACCGGAGGGCCATCATCGCCCTGCGGGATAACACCGTTGCCTGGGAGCGACTCCGGCAATTTCAGCACCTGAACCCACACCTCGAACAGGAAATCCAGGCCCTAGAGGTGACCCGTCATGCATAATGAAGGGCTTTTCTTTCAAGCATTTATTTATCTGGTAGCAGCGGTAGTATCCGTGCCCATCGCCAAACGCCTAGGGTTGGGTTCTGTGCTCGGTTATTTGTTAGCTGGCGTGCTCATTGGCCCCTTCGGACTCCGATTTGTCGGCCACGAAGGGGAAGATGTCATGCACTTCGCTGAATTTGGCGTGGTGATGATGCTATTTCTCGTGGGGTTGGAACTGCAACCTTCCCTGCTGTGGCGCTTGCGAGTTCCTATCCTTGGCCTGGGTGGCCTCCAAGTGGTGATCACAGCCCTAGCCGTTACTGCCCTTGGGATCGTTTTGGGATGCCCCTGGCAAATGGCGATCGCCGTGGGGCTGATCTTGGCGATGTCTTCCACCGCAATTGTGCTGCAAACGCTGAACGAGAAAGGGCTGATGAAAACCGAAGCCGGACAGTCTTGTTTCTCTGTACTGCTGTTTCAAGACATTGCCGTGATCCCAATTTTGGCGCTGTTGCCCTTACTAGCTGTCAAAGGCGGAATCGCCAGTCTCCAGCCCCCCAACCTGATGTGGGTGGCAGCAGCGCAAACCACGACCCCCAGTGCTG from Neosynechococcus sphagnicola sy1 includes the following:
- a CDS encoding NAD(P)H-dependent oxidoreductase, which codes for MARIMGCSNQVLILFAHPALEKSRVNRHLIHAVQGLEAVTIHDLYETYPDFHIDVKREQDLLLGHEIIVFQHPFYWYSSPSLLKEWQDLVLEYGFAYGHGGTALQGKKFLSAITTGGGEEAYCCKGYNHFTIRELLVPFEQTARLCGMEYLPPFVIHGTHQLGEQHQIAKHTEDYRRAIIALRDNTVAWERLRQFQHLNPHLEQEIQALEVTRHA
- the cobS gene encoding adenosylcobinamide-GDP ribazoletransferase, which produces MPWWWSPGWGSRGGLHLDGAMDTADGLAVTNPERRLAVMADSVTGAFGAMSAIALVLLKTTALSDLNRDRGFAMIASAGWGRWGQLVAIARYPYLKPMGKGAFHKAAIRSRWEVLPSAVLLLGISGLQTLLHPDRFWVAMAAAISGSGLACLTAAWFDHKLGGHTGDTYGAVVEWTEALLLCLLTAC
- the csaB gene encoding polysaccharide pyruvyl transferase CsaB produces the protein MAIAQGLGLTTIAWAQGIGPLRRPLTRWLAKQTFRGCTAVSVRDRGSANLLSQWQIPWQLAPDPVWALASSPAPSLEPRPLPQVAVALRSHPLLTAPRLADLTQALIDFQRVTQTYLLLVPFQPSQDLALAETLQSQLPGVSEIIGFADPRQMKGLFQGVTMAIAMRYHGLIMAAAEGCRCFALSYDPKVSQLMQALELPGWELDQLPDSPQEITQAWLQVYHQETSLPWTQIQSFVTQAQLHQVLLKEQLRSQ
- a CDS encoding glycosyltransferase; amino-acid sequence: MILVTVGTEKFPFNRLMQWTEALINCGFLNLEQDEVVVQFGACTILPNGTKTYKVLIESQFQSLIQQARVVISHCGEGTMNLLESCSQPYILVPRSRQFGEHVDDHQVEMAIALAAMGAVVAWSPADLVRFLADPYRVKMSHPESSVLPFCQTLEDRFCKNT
- a CDS encoding sugar transferase, whose amino-acid sequence is MIDQSLPEIPQTIGVTVLNQVALLQVPSHLSKLEAAQFQAICQQQCQSHPVRLVLDFSRTIFLDSSGLGALMNVFRHTQQQGIELVLWSVSDQVKFVLSLAALDTILNVDPGTAAIAPTLNRPLRSQPFITHPSVRSRPKRLVDILGAIVGLSITAVIFLPLALAIWIDNPGPIFFSQIRCGLLGQRFRLWKFRSMVVNAEALKSQVENQAQGYFFKNRNDPRVTRVGRLLRKTSLDEFPQFWNVLIGDMSLVGTRPPTPDELERYDVPQWQRLDVRPGITGEWQVNGRSKIEKFEDVIRLDLKYQENWSFFYDLKLLLKTVGVLLSKDSGAF
- the pssD gene encoding PssD/Cps14F family polysaccharide biosynthesis glycosyltransferase, with protein sequence MLPEFLPMKILLVCSTGGHFRTLHQLHPFWQHHERVWVTFRSAATETALAEEQVYWAWSPTNRHLPNLIRNFLLSWQVLFQEHPDLVLSTGAGVAVPFLIVGKLLGCQTVFIESITRVRQLSLSARLVLPFLDALYVQWPELLIRYPQAEYIGTPSLSTTL
- a CDS encoding DUF2499 domain-containing protein translates to MNVLSLPTWFIHISSVIEWIVATWLIWSYGEVQQNRAWWWLSLAMLPALVSAMCACTWHVF
- a CDS encoding DUF2499 domain-containing protein — translated: MPVPGTFFDNAPALEWLVILQATMTLVGNCTLMAAAWWLWRSTAPLRVSPSPPSTTAPSD
- a CDS encoding GNAT family N-acetyltransferase, whose protein sequence is MGFWKNLFTGSDPASAPKATQLEEYSTEVVGQYTSGNARLFFSTEREIDLYELEELCDAVGWSRRPMRKVRKALQFSFLVMTIWEQRSSQRRLVGFARATSDHAFNATIWDVVIHPTYQGKGLGKAMMKQMIKQLRTEDISNITLFADPQVVDFYRGLGFMSDPEGIKGMFWYPD
- a CDS encoding DUF3593 domain-containing protein, giving the protein MNKETLFALSLFPYLGFLWFLTRSGQMPRLALMGFYGTLVFVAVTIPAGIYSQAVYGQSLANVDWLHGSAEAFLTLANILVVLGFRQAIITARCRLKPPPPAAPTQGS